One genomic window of Candidatus Alcyoniella australis includes the following:
- a CDS encoding formylglycine-generating enzyme family protein — translation MRIPWTVLFVLLLSVLAVGLLASCEADDDDDDDDDTGDDDDINFDPPEITDGYSYIPCGTFLMGSPADETGRRENEAQHQVSFSHDFELMQQEVTQEQFEAFLGFNPSFYPEFGTDGLTLPVEQVSWYDALAYANKTSEAYGLPVCYNLSNIVCDDEAAGDSLSYCSAQGGIWSADVALNGTDLVYGCQGFRLPTEAEWEYAVRAETTTPFSSGELLNPACTPLDYNLDRVAWYCGNSNDKTHSVGLREPNPWNLFDVYGNVMEWTNDWYADDPGDQLVDPAGPAEGYFKVARGGAARFSSPVFCRSAFRTGHSVDYQGRRVGFRLARSLETTYPFNVCGEADPELKIAPAPEKDATLDLPRSLPFEYTREPAGIPPSQAEINEFTREITAFWADTDYFNWNYWLSHGMHASNPNGTPDYKLYWQDFVVQKQGDLVTFEHTGNADNIMIRTGKLFNNTAALYLETGDPELGALLEQLCKGVVALFWGFQWTEDDPEPYLMPRAHFTEDHSYVENGKDVAVTYDGSKHTSTDWNGRSFPNDYNPYWEGVWVRSMRSKDDVPHIYRMIPWLMYLIQDAPDESVREQAAEALDYLQRFARDIVDTGYYIRSKDEQGNEMLPLNLDNNMVADLASFVIYEGLDPNAECNPKLSSALIGYGSALDVSCGNGIGEIYEWVATNGHYFNYAIIRYFHVATVTNALINGEDEVAYWLISGLERRADEYMAGNGNWQDAADWDADLAAYLLIAGAAGLPLTAQEARFVIEQYSLSAQHYATWPYWNMYDPSIPDGQYRYAPDRAAEGYRVLRSTEVEYLIEYCASPFKNPASVDPVDCDAVLDPTQWGL, via the coding sequence ATGCGAATTCCCTGGACCGTGTTGTTCGTCCTTTTACTAAGCGTGCTCGCCGTGGGCCTGCTCGCCTCGTGCGAGGCTGACGACGACGATGATGACGACGACGACACCGGAGACGACGACGACATCAACTTCGACCCGCCCGAGATTACCGACGGGTACTCCTATATCCCCTGCGGGACTTTCCTGATGGGCAGTCCAGCCGACGAGACGGGCAGGCGCGAAAACGAGGCGCAGCATCAGGTCTCGTTTAGCCACGACTTCGAGCTGATGCAGCAAGAGGTAACCCAGGAGCAGTTCGAGGCGTTTCTCGGATTCAACCCCAGCTTCTACCCCGAGTTCGGCACCGACGGACTGACCCTGCCGGTGGAGCAGGTAAGCTGGTACGACGCCTTGGCCTATGCCAATAAAACGTCCGAGGCCTATGGCCTGCCGGTGTGCTACAACCTGAGCAACATCGTCTGCGACGACGAGGCCGCGGGCGATAGCCTGAGCTATTGCAGCGCGCAAGGCGGCATCTGGTCCGCCGACGTGGCGCTCAACGGCACCGACTTGGTCTACGGCTGCCAGGGATTCCGCCTGCCCACCGAGGCCGAGTGGGAATACGCCGTACGCGCCGAGACCACCACGCCGTTCTCCAGCGGCGAGCTGCTCAACCCGGCATGCACGCCGCTGGATTACAACCTGGACCGCGTGGCCTGGTACTGCGGCAACTCCAACGACAAAACCCACAGCGTCGGGCTGCGGGAGCCCAACCCCTGGAACCTGTTCGACGTCTACGGCAACGTGATGGAGTGGACCAACGACTGGTACGCCGACGATCCGGGCGATCAGCTGGTCGACCCTGCGGGCCCAGCCGAGGGTTACTTCAAAGTCGCTCGCGGCGGCGCGGCGCGCTTTAGCTCGCCGGTATTTTGCCGCTCGGCTTTTCGCACCGGACACTCGGTCGATTATCAGGGTCGCCGCGTAGGGTTCCGCCTGGCGCGCTCATTGGAGACGACCTACCCGTTCAACGTCTGCGGCGAGGCCGACCCCGAGCTGAAGATCGCGCCCGCGCCCGAGAAAGACGCGACCCTCGATCTGCCGCGCTCGCTGCCGTTCGAGTACACCCGCGAGCCCGCCGGCATTCCGCCCAGCCAGGCCGAAATCAACGAGTTCACACGCGAGATCACCGCTTTCTGGGCCGACACCGACTACTTCAACTGGAACTACTGGCTCAGCCACGGTATGCACGCGAGCAATCCCAACGGCACTCCGGACTACAAGCTGTATTGGCAGGATTTCGTGGTGCAAAAGCAGGGCGACCTGGTGACCTTCGAGCATACGGGCAACGCCGACAACATCATGATCCGAACCGGCAAGCTGTTTAACAACACTGCGGCGCTCTACCTCGAGACCGGCGATCCCGAACTGGGTGCGCTGCTCGAACAGTTGTGCAAGGGCGTGGTCGCGCTGTTCTGGGGCTTCCAATGGACTGAAGACGATCCCGAGCCCTACCTGATGCCGCGCGCGCACTTCACCGAGGACCATAGCTACGTGGAGAACGGCAAAGACGTGGCCGTGACCTACGACGGCTCCAAGCACACCAGCACCGATTGGAACGGCCGCTCCTTCCCCAACGACTACAATCCCTATTGGGAAGGGGTCTGGGTGCGCTCGATGCGCTCCAAAGACGACGTGCCGCACATCTACCGCATGATCCCCTGGCTGATGTACCTGATCCAGGACGCGCCGGACGAGTCGGTGCGCGAACAGGCCGCCGAGGCGCTGGACTATTTACAACGCTTCGCCCGCGACATCGTGGACACCGGCTATTACATCCGCTCCAAGGATGAGCAGGGCAACGAGATGCTCCCGCTGAACCTGGACAACAACATGGTCGCCGACCTGGCGAGCTTCGTGATCTACGAGGGCCTGGATCCCAACGCCGAGTGCAACCCCAAGCTGTCCTCGGCCTTGATCGGCTACGGCTCGGCGCTGGACGTCTCGTGCGGCAACGGCATTGGCGAGATCTACGAGTGGGTGGCGACCAACGGCCACTACTTCAATTACGCGATCATCCGCTACTTCCACGTGGCCACTGTCACCAACGCGCTGATCAACGGCGAGGACGAGGTAGCCTACTGGCTAATCTCCGGCCTGGAACGCCGCGCCGACGAATACATGGCGGGCAACGGCAACTGGCAGGATGCCGCAGACTGGGACGCCGACCTGGCCGCCTATCTGCTGATCGCCGGTGCGGCCGGCCTGCCGCTAACAGCGCAGGAAGCGCGCTTCGTCATCGAGCAGTACAGCCTCTCGGCCCAGCACTACGCGACCTGGCCCTACTGGAACATGTACGACCCCTCGATCCCCGACGGCCAGTACCGCTACGCCCCGGACCGCGCGGCCGAGGGCTATCGGGTGTTGCGCTCCACAGAGGTGGAGTACCTGATCGAGTACTGCGCCTCGCCGTTTAAAAACCCGGCCAGCGTCGATCCAGTGGACTGCGACGCGGTCCTCGATCCCACCCAGTGGGGGCTGTAA